The Oceanisphaera avium genome includes a region encoding these proteins:
- a CDS encoding phosphohexomutase domain-containing protein (capsular polysaccharide biosynthesis protein; catalyzes the formation of D-mannose 6-phosphate from alpha-D-mannose 1-phosphate) gives MSKLSCFKAYDIRGRLGDELNEDIAYRIGRAYGEIIKPKNVVVGGDVRLTSESLKSAVAKGLMDAGADVLDLGLAGTEEVYFATSHLKLDGGIEVTASHNPIDYNGMKLVREDSKPISGDTGLGEIEQLAISQDWPESSVQGSLKQIDLKQEYAKHIVSYVDTNNLKPLKLVVNSGNGTAGPALDAIAKELDALGVKFEFIRVHHQADGTFPNGIPNPLLPENRAATRDAVLEHNADMGIAWDGDFDRCFLFDEQGEFIEGYYIVGLLAEAFLRKEPGAKIIHDPRLVWNTTDIVESNGGLPIQSKTGHAFIKERMRGEDAIYGGEMSAHHYFRDFFYCDSGMIPWLLVAELISTTGKSLSQLMAERMAAFPSSGEINSTIAEPAKAIERVLARYQAQALNVDNTDGISLDMGEWRFNLRSSNTEPVVRLNVESRGDVALVDDKTAEILACLRA, from the coding sequence ATGAGTAAATTAAGCTGTTTTAAAGCGTACGATATTCGTGGTCGTTTGGGCGATGAATTAAACGAAGATATTGCTTATCGCATTGGTCGCGCCTATGGCGAAATCATTAAACCTAAAAATGTAGTGGTAGGTGGCGATGTACGCTTAACGTCAGAGTCTTTAAAATCTGCCGTTGCCAAAGGCTTGATGGATGCAGGCGCTGATGTATTAGATTTAGGACTAGCAGGAACCGAAGAAGTCTACTTTGCCACCTCGCACTTAAAGCTAGACGGGGGTATAGAAGTGACGGCTTCGCATAATCCTATTGATTATAACGGCATGAAATTAGTCCGCGAAGACAGTAAGCCAATTTCTGGTGATACTGGCTTAGGTGAAATAGAGCAATTAGCCATTAGCCAAGACTGGCCAGAGTCTAGCGTACAAGGCAGCCTGAAGCAGATCGATCTTAAGCAAGAGTATGCTAAGCATATCGTTTCTTATGTGGATACCAATAATCTAAAGCCACTTAAGTTAGTCGTGAACTCAGGCAATGGCACCGCAGGTCCGGCTCTAGATGCTATTGCCAAGGAGCTTGATGCACTAGGTGTTAAGTTTGAGTTTATTCGGGTTCATCACCAAGCGGATGGCACTTTCCCCAATGGTATCCCTAATCCTTTGCTGCCAGAAAACCGTGCCGCTACTCGCGATGCCGTATTAGAGCATAACGCCGATATGGGTATTGCTTGGGACGGTGACTTTGATCGCTGCTTCTTATTTGATGAGCAGGGCGAATTTATCGAAGGCTATTACATTGTTGGTTTATTAGCTGAAGCGTTTTTGCGCAAAGAGCCCGGCGCTAAGATCATTCACGATCCTCGCTTAGTGTGGAATACCACGGATATCGTAGAGAGCAATGGAGGCTTACCCATTCAATCAAAAACCGGCCATGCCTTTATTAAAGAGCGCATGCGCGGTGAAGACGCCATTTATGGCGGAGAAATGAGTGCTCACCACTACTTCCGTGATTTCTTTTATTGTGACAGTGGCATGATCCCTTGGTTATTGGTCGCTGAGCTGATTAGCACCACGGGTAAGTCGTTGTCGCAGCTAATGGCTGAGCGCATGGCTGCGTTCCCCTCTTCAGGTGAAATTAATAGCACCATCGCCGAGCCCGCGAAGGCCATCGAGCGAGTATTAGCGCGCTATCAAGCCCAAGCGCTCAATGTGGATAACACAGACGGTATTAGCTTGGATATGGGAGAGTGGCGCTTTAACCTTCGCAGCTCAAACACTGAGCCTGTGGTGAGATTAAACGTAGAAAGTCGCGGTGACGTAGCGTTAGTGGACGACAAAACCGCTGAGATATTAGCGTGTTTACGAGCATAA
- a CDS encoding undecaprenyl-phosphate glucose phosphotransferase, which translates to MARPIKGVIDRHPTQILVPIFDMVTLVLGSLMAHLLVFGNGTLAEHQVLSVGIMALLLVVLNAAGAGYQRWRIQRINRLLLRLTGIWLGSAVICLVVIFALEVTERYSPLWVFLSILLSLFIAGAGRIVVQLAIRHAWLSGLSTKKVFLVGPGDKVVAMGRRMRNMPEAGYILGGVERIPGAPSEKDLATLARRVEEANIDEVWLCMSLDMGKSIRTILYALRHSTVEVRFIPSFSDMQLLHYSMGEVVGRTSIDLSVSPIKGMAWLAKRTEDLVVGTLISILIAPVCLVIAAAVKLTSPGPALFKQPRTGDNGENFNVYKFRSMKVHQEKSNQITQATKGDSRLTPIGGFLRRTSLDELPQFLNVLQGNMSIVGPRPHALAHNEHYKELVELYMKRHKVKPGITGWAQVNGLRGETDTLDKMEARVRYDLWYINNWSVFLDLKIIIATVFKGFINKNAY; encoded by the coding sequence ATGGCTCGTCCGATTAAAGGCGTTATCGACCGCCACCCCACCCAAATACTGGTGCCTATCTTTGATATGGTCACGCTGGTGCTGGGGAGCTTAATGGCTCACTTGTTGGTCTTTGGGAATGGAACCCTTGCCGAGCACCAAGTATTATCTGTGGGCATTATGGCTTTGCTGCTGGTGGTGCTAAATGCCGCCGGCGCTGGCTATCAGCGCTGGCGGATACAGCGTATAAACCGACTGTTATTGCGCTTAACGGGCATTTGGTTGGGCAGCGCTGTGATTTGTTTAGTGGTGATTTTTGCGCTAGAAGTCACTGAGCGCTATTCACCACTTTGGGTCTTCCTGAGTATTTTGCTATCGCTTTTTATCGCGGGAGCAGGGCGCATCGTGGTGCAGCTAGCGATTCGACATGCCTGGCTAAGTGGCTTATCCACTAAGAAAGTGTTCTTAGTGGGCCCCGGTGACAAGGTAGTAGCAATGGGGCGCAGAATGCGCAATATGCCCGAAGCCGGTTATATTCTAGGTGGCGTGGAGCGGATCCCGGGTGCCCCTAGTGAAAAAGACTTAGCGACTCTCGCCAGACGCGTTGAAGAAGCCAATATCGATGAAGTGTGGCTGTGTATGTCACTGGATATGGGTAAGTCTATTCGTACCATCTTGTATGCACTGCGCCATTCCACAGTAGAAGTTCGCTTTATCCCCAGCTTTTCTGATATGCAATTATTGCATTACAGCATGGGTGAAGTGGTGGGGCGAACCAGTATTGACTTAAGTGTGTCACCCATAAAAGGCATGGCTTGGCTGGCTAAGCGTACCGAAGACTTAGTGGTAGGCACGCTGATTAGTATTTTAATTGCGCCTGTGTGCTTGGTGATTGCGGCGGCGGTGAAATTAACCTCTCCTGGTCCTGCGCTCTTTAAACAGCCCCGTACCGGAGACAATGGTGAGAATTTCAATGTGTATAAATTCAGATCCATGAAAGTACACCAAGAAAAGTCTAACCAAATCACTCAAGCGACTAAAGGTGATAGTCGTTTAACGCCTATTGGTGGTTTCTTGCGTCGCACTTCGTTGGATGAATTGCCGCAATTCTTAAACGTATTGCAAGGTAATATGTCTATTGTAGGGCCTCGTCCTCATGCCTTAGCGCACAACGAACATTATAAAGAGCTGGTTGAGCTTTATATGAAGCGCCATAAGGTGAAACCCGGCATTACCGGTTGGGCGCAAGTGAATGGGCTGCGGGGTGAAACGGATACGCTAGATAAAATGGAAGCCCGAGTCCGTTACGATCTCTGGTATATTAATAATTGGAGTGTCTTTTTAGACCTTAAAATTATTATTGCCACCGTGTTTAAAGGCTTTATTAATAAAAACGCCTATTAA
- a CDS encoding VanZ family protein — translation MQIFTVIYKLRWLLFVTCLSVLCYGLFRPQAPPNPFSHSDKVLHCLAFFGFSLVARFAFLKRANSLIWLVVLALAPASEYLQHYLQPHRSFSWLDILANSTGVILGLLVWLALQEHIKNRL, via the coding sequence GTGCAAATATTTACCGTGATCTATAAACTAAGGTGGTTGCTGTTTGTGACCTGCCTAAGTGTCCTATGCTATGGCTTATTTCGGCCACAAGCACCGCCCAATCCTTTTTCACATTCGGATAAGGTGCTGCATTGCTTAGCTTTTTTTGGCTTTAGCTTAGTGGCTCGCTTTGCATTTTTAAAGCGCGCGAATAGTCTTATTTGGCTGGTAGTTTTGGCACTGGCGCCGGCTTCTGAGTATTTACAGCACTATTTACAACCCCATAGAAGCTTTAGTTGGCTCGATATTTTAGCTAACTCTACAGGCGTGATATTAGGCTTATTAGTGTGGTTAGCTCTGCAAGAGCATATTAAAAATCGCTTATAA
- a CDS encoding Tim44 domain-containing protein, translating to MRKLLTLFTLIFAIGLTATAFDAEARKMGSGRSFGKSFKTAPAQPAKKSAPNQAGQNSTPKKSGGMMGGLLGGLLAGGLLAALFSSGAFEGVKMMDFLLIAGLAFVAFKIFSTLRKGKAQTQRPAFGGPQQFEAAKPFSPTPIGQGGSGGFAPSDVPFNLPPGFDMQAFLQGSREHYRTLQEAWNTNDLEKIREYVSPEMFADLSQERATLTGDQHTEVMFVDAELVRADHTSYHAQVSLKFSGRYRDSHEAIEQDIQEVWHLERNLTQDNAPWLIVGIEDNA from the coding sequence ATGCGTAAGTTGCTTACATTATTTACTCTTATTTTTGCGATAGGCCTTACCGCTACCGCATTTGATGCCGAAGCTCGTAAAATGGGCAGCGGGCGCTCATTTGGAAAATCATTTAAAACCGCCCCTGCACAACCTGCGAAGAAAAGTGCCCCTAATCAAGCAGGACAAAATTCCACGCCTAAAAAATCTGGCGGCATGATGGGCGGCTTATTGGGCGGGCTGTTAGCGGGCGGCTTATTGGCAGCCTTATTTAGCTCAGGCGCTTTTGAAGGCGTTAAGATGATGGACTTTTTGCTCATCGCGGGCCTCGCTTTTGTCGCCTTTAAAATCTTTAGCACGCTTCGCAAAGGTAAAGCGCAAACTCAACGGCCGGCCTTTGGCGGCCCGCAGCAATTTGAAGCCGCTAAGCCCTTTTCACCTACGCCTATTGGTCAAGGTGGCAGTGGTGGATTTGCACCCAGCGACGTCCCTTTTAACTTGCCGCCAGGCTTTGATATGCAAGCCTTCTTACAAGGCTCTCGCGAACATTACCGCACCTTACAAGAGGCGTGGAATACTAACGATTTAGAAAAAATTCGTGAGTATGTTTCACCTGAAATGTTTGCGGACTTAAGCCAAGAGCGCGCGACCTTAACTGGAGACCAGCATACGGAAGTGATGTTTGTAGATGCGGAGCTGGTACGCGCCGATCACACTTCTTATCATGCCCAAGTGAGCTTGAAGTTTAGCGGTCGTTATCGCGACAGCCATGAAGCCATAGAGCAAGATATTCAAGAAGTGTGGCATTTAGAGCGCAACTTAACCCAAGACAATGCACCTTGGTTGATTGTGGGCATTGAAGACAACGCCTAA
- the dnaB gene encoding replicative DNA helicase: MNEKTVTKIDHAVAQLKMPPHSFEAEQSVLGGLLLDNNAWDRVAEKVAEPDFYSRPHRLIFQAMQRLSQLNNPIDLITVQEELERHESLDTVGGFSYLVEIAKNTPSAANIGAYADIVRERALVREMIAVANDIAESGFDPQGRDAGALIDLAESKVFKIAESRTNANEGPQPLRSLLEKTVGKIEELYNNPHQGITGISSGYKDLDKMTAGFQSSDLIIVAARPSMGKTTFAMNICEHAALTSDKPVLIFSLEMPSEQIIMRMLASLGRIDQTKIRTGQLDDEDWARLSSTMGMLLEKGQLYIDDASGLTPTEVRARARRVAREHGGLSMIMIDYLQLMSVPGLAENRTLEIAEISRSLKSLAKELEVPVVALSQLNRSLEQRADKRPINSDLRESGSIEQDADLIMFIYRDEVYHDDSTEKGIAEIIIGKQRNGPIGRVRLTFQGQYSRFDNYAGPAFDDDY, from the coding sequence ATGAACGAGAAAACCGTCACTAAAATCGATCATGCGGTCGCCCAGTTAAAGATGCCACCTCATTCTTTTGAAGCCGAGCAGTCGGTGCTGGGTGGCTTATTACTGGATAATAATGCGTGGGATAGAGTGGCGGAAAAAGTGGCCGAGCCGGATTTTTATAGCCGGCCCCACCGCTTAATTTTTCAAGCTATGCAGCGCTTAAGTCAATTAAATAACCCCATCGACTTAATTACGGTGCAAGAAGAGCTAGAGCGTCATGAGTCTTTAGACACAGTAGGCGGCTTTTCTTACTTAGTTGAGATTGCTAAAAATACGCCCAGTGCCGCAAACATTGGTGCCTACGCCGACATTGTGCGCGAGCGCGCTTTAGTCAGAGAAATGATTGCAGTCGCCAATGATATTGCAGAGTCAGGCTTTGATCCCCAAGGACGTGATGCGGGCGCATTAATTGACTTAGCCGAAAGCAAAGTCTTTAAAATTGCTGAAAGCCGTACTAATGCCAACGAGGGGCCGCAGCCGCTGCGCAGCTTATTAGAAAAAACCGTGGGTAAGATTGAAGAGCTTTATAATAATCCTCACCAAGGTATCACGGGAATTTCTTCTGGCTATAAAGACTTAGATAAAATGACCGCCGGTTTTCAATCCTCCGACTTGATCATAGTCGCGGCGCGTCCTTCGATGGGTAAAACGACTTTTGCGATGAATATCTGTGAGCATGCCGCCCTTACCAGTGATAAACCGGTGCTTATCTTCTCGTTAGAAATGCCCTCCGAGCAAATTATTATGCGTATGCTGGCATCGCTTGGGCGCATCGACCAAACTAAAATTCGTACCGGCCAACTAGATGATGAAGATTGGGCGAGATTATCTTCCACTATGGGCATGCTATTAGAAAAAGGGCAGCTCTATATAGATGATGCCTCCGGCCTAACCCCCACCGAAGTGCGCGCTCGTGCGCGACGTGTGGCCCGCGAGCATGGCGGCTTAAGTATGATTATGATCGACTATTTGCAACTCATGTCGGTACCGGGCTTGGCAGAAAATCGAACTTTAGAAATTGCTGAAATATCTCGTTCACTTAAGTCCTTGGCTAAAGAGTTAGAAGTGCCGGTAGTGGCACTTTCACAGCTAAACCGTAGCCTAGAGCAGCGCGCCGATAAACGCCCTATTAACTCTGACTTGCGTGAGTCGGGCTCTATAGAGCAAGATGCCGACTTAATTATGTTTATCTATCGAGATGAGGTTTATCACGATGACAGCACAGAAAAAGGCATCGCCGAGATTATAATAGGTAAGCAACGAAATGGTCCTATTGGACGGGTGCGCCTGACCTTTCAAGGGCAATATTCGCGCTTTGATAATTATGCCGGCCCGGCGTTTGATGATGACTACTAA
- the alr gene encoding alanine racemase translates to MDAHGAIARISLAAIKHNLAQAKRLAPYAKVIAIVKANAYGHGDLKVAAALEDEADMFGVARFEEAQKLRAAGIRQPILLLSGFLNAKQLQACAHQQFHVCIHQFEQLALLETTPLSAPITVWLKIDTGMHRIGISPEQVDLALSRLSKIKQVIQPVNAMSHFARADEPKQRAITEAAITCFNQATHGKVNDRALCNSAGVLAFPKAHSDFIRPGIMLYGITPFSEQQGSDVGLRPAMDLVSSLIAIRQHSRGEPVGYAGTWVSPRDTRIGVIAIGYGDGYPRMAPSGTPVLINGRRYPLVGRVAMDMATVDLGPEGDEQVGDEVLLWGQGLPAEEIARHVNTIAYELVTRLTSRPRWEYIE, encoded by the coding sequence ATGGATGCACACGGCGCAATTGCTCGCATCAGTCTGGCTGCAATAAAACATAATTTAGCGCAAGCTAAACGGCTTGCCCCGTACGCTAAAGTGATAGCGATAGTGAAAGCCAATGCCTATGGCCATGGCGACTTAAAGGTGGCGGCTGCCTTAGAAGATGAAGCGGATATGTTTGGCGTCGCTCGCTTTGAAGAAGCGCAAAAGTTGCGTGCCGCTGGTATACGCCAGCCTATTTTATTATTGTCGGGCTTTTTAAATGCTAAGCAGCTGCAAGCGTGCGCCCATCAACAATTTCACGTTTGTATTCATCAATTTGAGCAGCTCGCGCTATTAGAAACCACGCCGTTAAGCGCGCCTATTACGGTGTGGTTAAAAATTGACACCGGCATGCATCGAATAGGCATTAGTCCAGAACAAGTCGACTTAGCGCTGAGTCGATTAAGTAAGATTAAACAAGTCATACAGCCGGTTAATGCCATGAGCCATTTTGCCCGCGCCGATGAGCCAAAGCAGCGTGCCATTACCGAGGCGGCCATTACTTGTTTTAATCAAGCCACTCATGGCAAAGTGAACGACCGCGCGTTATGTAATTCAGCTGGAGTACTGGCCTTTCCTAAGGCCCATAGCGACTTTATTCGCCCTGGCATCATGCTCTATGGCATTACGCCTTTTAGTGAGCAACAAGGCAGTGACGTAGGTTTGCGCCCGGCCATGGATTTAGTCAGTAGTCTCATTGCGATACGCCAGCATAGTCGTGGGGAGCCGGTGGGCTACGCAGGCACTTGGGTGAGTCCTAGAGATACGCGAATTGGAGTGATTGCGATTGGCTATGGCGATGGTTACCCACGTATGGCGCCCAGTGGTACGCCGGTGCTGATCAATGGGCGGCGCTATCCGCTGGTAGGGCGAGTGGCGATGGACATGGCCACCGTAGACTTAGGACCAGAGGGGGATGAGCAAGTTGGCGATGAAGTTTTATTGTGGGGCCAAGGTTTGCCTGCAGAAGAGATAGCTCGCCATGTTAATACCATTGCTTATGAGCTAGTTACCCGTTTAACGTCGCGCCCGCGTTGGGAATATATAGAGTAG
- the zur gene encoding zinc uptake transcriptional repressor Zur: MSIPHQLERADLLCKQRGVRFTPTRRNVFMLIAEYQGAVSAYDLLDRLKEREPNATPPTVYRALDFLLKQGFVHKVESLNAFLFCEHFDEHHPMQLLICNSCGLVIELHDEAINRAFEQQAEANGFTITNQSIEAHGQCHSCAE, from the coding sequence ATGTCTATTCCCCACCAGCTGGAGCGTGCCGATTTATTATGTAAACAGCGCGGCGTGCGCTTTACTCCCACTCGGCGTAATGTGTTTATGCTAATAGCTGAGTATCAGGGCGCGGTTAGCGCCTATGACTTGCTGGATAGGCTAAAAGAGCGCGAGCCTAACGCCACGCCACCGACTGTGTATCGGGCGTTGGATTTTTTATTAAAGCAGGGTTTCGTACACAAAGTAGAGTCACTGAATGCGTTTTTATTCTGTGAGCATTTTGATGAGCACCATCCCATGCAACTCTTAATTTGTAATAGCTGCGGCTTAGTTATCGAGTTACATGATGAAGCTATTAATCGTGCCTTTGAGCAACAAGCCGAGGCTAATGGCTTTACTATCACTAATCAGTCTATTGAAGCCCATGGCCAATGCCATAGCTGTGCTGAGTAA
- the dusA gene encoding tRNA dihydrouridine(20/20a) synthase DusA: protein MTPYPSARFSVAPMLDWTDRHCRYFHRLMSRHTQLYTEMVTTGAILHGKGDYLGFNQQEQPLVLQLGGSDPVALAECALRAERQGYNEINLNVGCPSDRVQNGMFGACLMAEPQRVAASVAAMKAAVAIPVTVKTRIGIDEQDSYQFLCTLVDSLVEVGVDALIVHARKAWLKGLSPKQNRDVPPLDYERVYQLKRDYPDLVIAINGGIKSLADAKLHLSHLDGVMLGREIYQNPYLLAQVDAELFGDNYEVPSRHEVIRRLLPYIESQLSQGTYLGNITRHTLGIFQGLPGARGWRRHLSENAHKVGAGPEVVAAAMAKVPEFCYID, encoded by the coding sequence ATGACTCCTTATCCCAGTGCTCGCTTTTCAGTTGCTCCGATGCTCGATTGGACGGATCGCCATTGCCGTTACTTTCATCGCTTAATGAGTCGCCATACTCAGCTCTATACGGAAATGGTGACCACGGGGGCTATCTTGCACGGTAAAGGAGATTATCTGGGCTTTAATCAACAAGAGCAGCCGCTCGTGTTACAGCTCGGTGGCAGTGATCCCGTAGCCTTGGCTGAGTGTGCGCTACGCGCCGAGCGCCAAGGCTATAATGAAATTAACTTAAACGTCGGTTGCCCCTCGGATCGGGTACAAAATGGCATGTTTGGTGCCTGCCTGATGGCAGAGCCACAGCGAGTCGCTGCTAGTGTAGCGGCCATGAAGGCGGCCGTGGCCATTCCGGTGACGGTAAAAACTCGTATCGGTATAGATGAGCAGGATAGCTATCAGTTTTTATGCACCCTAGTAGATAGTTTGGTTGAGGTGGGTGTGGATGCTTTAATCGTTCATGCCCGTAAGGCGTGGCTGAAAGGCTTAAGCCCTAAGCAAAATCGTGATGTACCACCGCTTGATTATGAACGTGTTTACCAGCTTAAACGCGACTATCCAGACTTGGTCATTGCCATTAATGGCGGCATTAAAAGCCTAGCAGACGCCAAGCTGCATTTAAGCCATTTAGATGGCGTTATGCTTGGGCGAGAGATTTATCAAAACCCTTATCTATTAGCACAAGTTGACGCTGAGCTATTTGGTGATAACTATGAAGTGCCAAGCCGCCATGAAGTGATCCGCCGCTTGCTGCCTTATATAGAGAGTCAGCTTAGCCAAGGGACTTATCTGGGCAATATTACCCGCCATACTCTGGGTATCTTTCAAGGTTTACCGGGGGCAAGGGGCTGGCGCCGTCATTTAAGTGAAAATGCTCATAAAGTGGGTGCAGGCCCCGAAGTCGTTGCGGCGGCGATGGCAAAAGTACCGGAGTTTTGTTACATAGACTAA
- a CDS encoding glutathione peroxidase, translating to MLEDKTGQAVPQVTFRTRNGDEWCDVSSDEIFKGKTVAVFSLPGAFTPTCSSTHLPRYNELAGVLAENGVDEIVCISVNDTFVMNAWLADQEAEHIRVLPDGNGEFTDGMGMLVDKQDLGFGKRSWRYSMLVKDGIIDKMFIEPNKPGDPFEVSDADTMLAYINPEAAKPSAISIFTKPGCPFCVRAKQLLADKNLRYQEVVLGKDINSATLKAVSGRSTVPQVFIDGQHIGGSEELAAYFA from the coding sequence ATGTTAGAAGATAAAACAGGTCAGGCCGTACCCCAAGTTACTTTTAGAACCCGTAATGGGGACGAGTGGTGTGATGTTAGCAGCGATGAGATTTTTAAAGGCAAAACAGTCGCCGTATTTTCGCTGCCGGGTGCTTTTACACCTACTTGTTCTTCCACCCATTTACCTCGTTATAACGAGCTAGCCGGTGTGTTAGCAGAAAATGGCGTCGATGAGATAGTGTGTATCAGTGTCAATGATACTTTTGTAATGAATGCCTGGTTGGCAGATCAAGAAGCGGAGCATATTCGTGTATTGCCTGATGGTAATGGTGAGTTTACCGATGGCATGGGCATGTTAGTCGATAAGCAAGACTTAGGATTTGGTAAGCGCTCTTGGCGTTATTCTATGCTGGTGAAAGACGGCATTATCGACAAGATGTTTATTGAACCTAATAAACCAGGTGACCCGTTTGAAGTGTCTGATGCCGACACTATGTTAGCTTATATTAACCCTGAGGCGGCTAAGCCCTCGGCCATTAGTATTTTTACCAAGCCAGGCTGTCCGTTTTGTGTGCGCGCTAAGCAATTATTGGCCGACAAAAATCTCCGTTACCAAGAAGTGGTGTTAGGCAAAGACATTAATAGTGCCACTTTAAAAGCAGTATCGGGTCGTAGCACAGTGCCGCAAGTGTTTATTGATGGCCAGCATATTGGTGGCAGTGAAGAGTTAGCCGCCTATTTCGCTTAA
- a CDS encoding dihydrolipoyl dehydrogenase: protein MPEHIQVDVAIIGSGSAGLAAWRTASQAGKKVVIIESGPIGTTCARVGCMPSKLLIAAADSAHAVRQAPLFGIQSGKMKIDGKKVMKRLQDERDRFVKLVIDSIDSIPATNKISGRARFIDAHTLMVDEHTKVSANSVVIATGSRASYPFDWQALGDRLVINDDVFNWDKLPQSVALFGPGVIGLELGQALQRLGVKVWMFGRGGQLGPFSDEKVRHYANQLFANEFYLDLDAKVQDMHRVDEQVAITFTHLEEGNKNIAVDYVIAATGRRPNVDQLGLEVLDLALDDKGVPITDPHTMQTSIKHIFLAGDASNQLPLLHEANDQGRIAGHNAAHFPKVSPGLRHSALAIVFTAPQIALVGSTYAQLQAKTTAERHFNFAVGEVSFENQGRSRLMAKNQGLLRVYGEHGTGRFLGAEMLAPDAEHIAHLLAWAHQSKMTVAHMLTLPFYHPVIEEGLRTALRDLNANLALGAPIEDHCMECGVGD, encoded by the coding sequence ATGCCTGAACATATTCAAGTTGATGTCGCCATTATCGGCAGCGGTAGCGCGGGTTTAGCGGCGTGGCGCACTGCGAGTCAAGCGGGTAAAAAAGTCGTTATTATTGAGTCTGGCCCTATTGGCACTACCTGTGCTCGAGTGGGCTGTATGCCCTCTAAATTATTAATTGCCGCCGCCGATAGTGCTCATGCGGTACGCCAAGCGCCTTTATTTGGTATTCAGTCTGGCAAGATGAAGATAGATGGCAAAAAAGTCATGAAACGGCTGCAAGATGAGCGCGATCGCTTTGTAAAGCTTGTTATTGACTCTATCGACTCTATTCCTGCCACCAATAAAATAAGCGGTCGGGCGCGCTTTATTGACGCTCATACTTTGATGGTGGATGAGCACACTAAAGTGAGCGCTAACAGTGTCGTCATCGCTACCGGCTCTCGGGCAAGCTATCCCTTTGACTGGCAAGCACTCGGCGATCGATTAGTGATCAATGATGATGTCTTTAATTGGGATAAGCTGCCGCAGTCGGTGGCGTTATTTGGCCCCGGCGTGATTGGCTTAGAGCTTGGCCAAGCCCTGCAGCGCTTAGGTGTTAAGGTATGGATGTTTGGCCGAGGCGGTCAGTTAGGGCCCTTTAGCGATGAAAAAGTGCGCCACTACGCGAACCAACTCTTTGCTAATGAATTTTATTTGGACCTAGATGCCAAGGTACAGGATATGCACCGCGTAGATGAGCAGGTTGCTATCACCTTTACTCATCTTGAAGAGGGTAATAAAAACATTGCCGTCGATTATGTGATTGCCGCGACTGGGCGCCGGCCTAATGTGGATCAGCTGGGTTTAGAAGTGTTGGATTTAGCGCTAGATGACAAAGGCGTGCCGATTACCGATCCCCACACCATGCAAACCAGTATTAAGCATATTTTTCTGGCAGGTGATGCCAGTAATCAACTGCCTCTTTTACATGAAGCTAATGACCAAGGGCGCATTGCTGGACATAATGCGGCACACTTTCCTAAGGTAAGCCCAGGGTTAAGACACAGTGCCTTAGCGATTGTTTTTACCGCACCTCAAATCGCTTTGGTAGGCAGCACCTATGCCCAGCTGCAAGCCAAAACAACAGCAGAACGCCACTTTAACTTTGCAGTAGGAGAAGTGAGCTTTGAAAACCAAGGTCGCAGCCGATTAATGGCAAAAAACCAAGGGCTGCTACGAGTTTATGGCGAGCATGGCACGGGGCGTTTTTTAGGAGCAGAAATGCTGGCCCCCGATGCTGAGCATATAGCGCATTTATTAGCTTGGGCGCATCAAAGTAAGATGACAGTCGCCCATATGCTGACCTTACCTTTTTATCATCCGGTAATCGAAGAGGGCTTAAGAACGGCGCTGCGTGACTTAAATGCTAACTTAGCACTGGGCGCGCCGATTGAAGATCACTGTATGGAATGTGGGGTAGGGGACTAA